The genomic DNA ACCCAAATTTCGGTTTTACATTTTCGCAACCGCCCCCAAAGCGACTTGATGAAGAAATTTGCCCGCTTCATCCTTTCTAACCGCAAGGCTTTTTGCTAATCGCCCCCATTTGACCGGGTCAGAGGCAACCTGCCATTCCCATGGCTTAACCACCCCTAGCGGCGCTACCCTTAGCGGCGCTTCTCCACCACGATCTCCCAAATGCCCGCCTCCGGCTGGGTGACTTCCACCTTGTGGCCCAGCTTTCGCACCACATCTACCAGAGATCGGGTAGTGCAACTATGATCGCTGACCACGGTGAGAATGTCGCCCACCGCCAAGCTCTTTAACCTTACTTTGGTCTTCACAATGGGAATGGGGCACATTTCCCCACAAACATCGAGCTTAAAAGTGGCCACCAGGACTACGCCTCCAGTTAACGCTGCCGCCCCCGCCTAAGGCCCCTGAGCTTCAGGGCAACAAAAAGGTTGGTGCGCTGGGTCAGATCATCTAAACTAGCCCCCAGGATCTCTTCTATCTTTTTTAACCGGTAGCGAAGGGTATTTACGTGGATGAATAAGCTGGCGCTGGCTCGGGTGAGATCCCAGCCGCAACGGAAAGTTGCCTCCAGGCTGGAAACTAAGTTCAAATGATGCTCCTGGTCGTATTCCTCCAGGGGACCGAGAACTTCCTGGACGAAGTCCTCCAGGTTCTGAATGGGCACAGCGCTAAGGAAGCGAAAAAGGCCCAGCTCCTCAAAAGTAGTAATCTTAGCCCCTTCACCTAAAACCCGCCCAATCTCCAACGCAGTCTTGGCTTCCTGGTAGCTCTTATATAGTTCAGTCACGTCGGGATAAAAGAGCCCAATACCAGCGGAGAAGGTGTCATCCGGCCAATACCTGCCTATCTCCACCTGCAACCGCTTGAGAGCATTAATTAGCGCCCGCCTTACCGGCGTCTGTTGCATCTGCCGGCCGGTCGCGGCTGCAGACTTTACCGGCCAAAGTATGATAGCCTGGTTGCCCCTCTCCTCTACGATAACCTGAGTATCCCAGCGGGCGAGAAAGGTCCGAGCCCAGTCCAAAAAGCGTTCCCACCGCTGCCGCCCCTCAGGTCCCCCAGGCCCCTGGTCCAATTCGGCCACAGCTACGACGTAAGGGTGACTAAAGTCCCAGCCGAAGGTACGGCCCCGAGCTACCAATACTTCTCGAGAATCCAGGTTGTTGTAAACCAAATCCTGGATAAACTCGTTGCGATGCCGTTGTTCTACTTGCTGTAGAGAAAATTGCCGGGTGAGCTCCAGCAATAGAGCCAATGCTGCCTGGTGAAGTAGGGAGCGGCAAGTCTCCTCACATTTAGAGTCCAAATCCACTACTAGCAAGTAACCGTAAACCCGCTTTTGCGCCAGGGTGATCACTAGGCCAGGCTGGGGGCCAATCCCGAGATCGAGCTTAGTCCTTGCGATCAGGCCATCTTGGGCGCCAATTGGCGCCGACAGCTTCATTATTTCTGGCCATCGCCCAACCCCGTTACCTGGGTGGGCATAACTGTGGGCCACCAAGACTACCCCGCTGGCGTTGACTACCATGGCTGTAGCTTGCAAGTGCTGGGCCAGCGATTGTACCATGGGAGCGAGGCCTTTGCCTTCCACCAGGGCATCTAGAATCTCGATAAGACATCGCCGTTGCTCAGCCGGCAAGCGGGGATCTAGAGCTACCTCAAAATTAGCTATAAATGCGGAATTATCTATATTCCTTACGGCTGGCTCCAAGAGTTACTGGCCCCTCTCGTTTCCCCAGAGATCGGCAATAAATGTAGATGCCTAATACAAATTCAGCCGTTCTTTTTGTAGAATCCTACTAACAAGAAACCAAAATTTTGTACAAAAATACAAGCCGTTTACAAACCCGGCTTAAGACTCACTTCCAATTGACAATGTAATTCTCCAAACAAACTGAAACTCCTGCTATCACTTGCCAATTATCACCGGTTACTTTTTTCAGGCGGTGAACCCATTAGGTAGACCTCGGGGCCAGTGAGGTCGGGAAAGCGTACTGAGGGTCGGGTAAGCCGAGGATCAGGCAACGTAGGAATCCATTCCCAAAGAGTTGAAGCTGGAGCCCCGCCTAAATGTACTGTGCGGGCATCGGTGTCCGGAAACACATCGAGATCCAACACTAACAAAGCACTGTTGGGGCAAGCCTCCACACAGGCCGGCGCCTTGCCCTTAAGCAACCGCCCGATGCATAAGTCGCACTTGTCCACTTTCCCGTTCCGGGGATCAAACTGAGGGGCTCCGTAGGGGCAAGCCCGCACACAGGTACAGCACCCACTACAGTTACCAGGATCGTGAATCACCACTCCATCGCGGCGCTTGTGGTAGGTCTGGGTAGGACAAACCCGCATACATTCGGGGTTCTGGCAATGGTTGCAGGCCAGGGAAAGGTAAAAGGAGACTGGTAAGGCTGTATCTTCTACCAATGTCACCCGTCGAAACCGCTGGGATGGCGCTAATCCTTTCTCCTGTTTGCAGGCCATTTCGCAAGAGCGGCAGCCCGTGCACTTATTGATATCAATGAAGAAACCGAGTTGCATTGGACCGATCAGTGCCCTCCATCCGGACCCAATTGGCACCCTACCAGCACCGGGAAAGGTTCACCCAGCTATCGTGCAAGGCTAGCCCAGGTTGTCCGGTGCTCCGTCTTCCCATGTCGGTTGCTGCCGAGCTCACGACCTGATTTAATCCCAGTCCCGGGCGATTGGAGAGCCCAGCCACTGCTCCTGGACGGGGCTCATTTCCACCATTTGCCATCCACCCACCCCAGCCCTGGTAACATACCAGGACTCCAGGAGGAACCGCTTCCGTCACCTCTGCCACCAGCATTATTTCCCCTTGAGAGTTATAAACGCGTGCCCGGTCACCAGTTTTTAAGTTGCGAAGCTTGGCAGTTTCAGGGTGAATCCAAAGCCTACCCTGAAGTTCCAAGGCATTTAAGCTGGGCAAATCCCAGAACTGGGAGTTTATGGAAAGCTGGCTATGTGGAGTTAACAGCCGGAAGGGGTAGAGGGAAGCATGCCCGGCCTCGGCGCTATCAACATAAACCGGCAAGGGTGGAAATCCATCTGCCGCTGCCAACTCCGACCACAGGTGATACTTGCCATCAGGGGTAGCAAAGGTCCGGTCTTCCCAGGCGACTGCAGCTAGATTGAGCTTGCGCGGTCCCTCTAGGAGTTCCTGCAGCTGGCCTACGCCTAGCAGCGAAAACATTTTCCCCTCCAGCTCGTCCTCTAGCCATTCCTTTTCATCTCCTTCGGTAGGAAAAGAACAACAGCCGGGGCTAAGTTGATTGAGCTTAGCCGAAAGGGACCAAGCAATGGCTAAATCAGAGCGGCTTTCACCCACCGGGACAATAGCTGGCTGGCTAACCCCTATCCACCGGTGCCAGCAGCTAGCCACCACATCCCAATGTTCAAAGCAGGTGGTGGCCGGGAGTACTATATCTGACCACCTAGCGGTGGCAGTAAGGAACTGGTCCACAGTTACGACCAAGTCTATTTTGCTTAAAGCTTGAGCCAGGGCCCCAACGTTCCCATCTTGGGCCAAAGCGTTACGGCAGCTGAACCAAATCATTTTGACCGGTGGGCCACCATTGGCTAAGCTTGCTTGCTTCTCGAGGCGGTCCAATTCAGCGGCAAAGTCGTTAATATTGATCAACCGCGGTTTGAGGCTGCCGAAGGAAGAGGAGAGGGGTTGATAGGACATGATGCGCATATTGAATAG from Clostridia bacterium includes the following:
- a CDS encoding helix-turn-helix domain-containing protein: MEPAVRNIDNSAFIANFEVALDPRLPAEQRRCLIEILDALVEGKGLAPMVQSLAQHLQATAMVVNASGVVLVAHSYAHPGNGVGRWPEIMKLSAPIGAQDGLIARTKLDLGIGPQPGLVITLAQKRVYGYLLVVDLDSKCEETCRSLLHQAALALLLELTRQFSLQQVEQRHRNEFIQDLVYNNLDSREVLVARGRTFGWDFSHPYVVAVAELDQGPGGPEGRQRWERFLDWARTFLARWDTQVIVEERGNQAIILWPVKSAAATGRQMQQTPVRRALINALKRLQVEIGRYWPDDTFSAGIGLFYPDVTELYKSYQEAKTALEIGRVLGEGAKITTFEELGLFRFLSAVPIQNLEDFVQEVLGPLEEYDQEHHLNLVSSLEATFRCGWDLTRASASLFIHVNTLRYRLKKIEEILGASLDDLTQRTNLFVALKLRGLRRGRQR
- a CDS encoding sulfurtransferase TusA family protein; translation: MATFKLDVCGEMCPIPIVKTKVRLKSLAVGDILTVVSDHSCTTRSLVDVVRKLGHKVEVTQPEAGIWEIVVEKRR
- a CDS encoding molybdopterin-dependent oxidoreductase — protein: MNIGETKAQHFRHVCPRNCPSSCGMISTVENGVLVKVEGDPKHGYTRGRLCAKGYAYPELVYSPSRLRYPLRQVPRGSGNWERISWDEALTVIADKMLELRERYGSFLPVCLNRQSGDLGILHLATEGMFRSLGAVTLVNGTSCWSAGLDARVYDFGANCNSDPEIMSEAQFIILWGTNPAWTAIHQMAYLEAARSHGARVVTIDPIYTGTARWSDAYIQVRPGGDGALALGMARALWEHDAVDHDFLVSCVRGWPEFKDYLEQQVNWEWVEAKSGVKAEIVVDLALAYAASRPAAIWIGLGLQRHKNGGQNVRAIDALAALTGNIGVRGGGTYFPDQQAWLFNMRIMSYQPLSSSFGSLKPRLININDFAAELDRLEKQASLANGGPPVKMIWFSCRNALAQDGNVGALAQALSKIDLVVTVDQFLTATARWSDIVLPATTCFEHWDVVASCWHRWIGVSQPAIVPVGESRSDLAIAWSLSAKLNQLSPGCCSFPTEGDEKEWLEDELEGKMFSLLGVGQLQELLEGPRKLNLAAVAWEDRTFATPDGKYHLWSELAAADGFPPLPVYVDSAEAGHASLYPFRLLTPHSQLSINSQFWDLPSLNALELQGRLWIHPETAKLRNLKTGDRARVYNSQGEIMLVAEVTEAVPPGVLVCYQGWGGWMANGGNEPRPGAVAGLSNRPGLGLNQVVSSAATDMGRRSTGQPGLALHDSWVNLSRCW
- a CDS encoding 4Fe-4S dicluster domain-containing protein, with the protein product MQLGFFIDINKCTGCRSCEMACKQEKGLAPSQRFRRVTLVEDTALPVSFYLSLACNHCQNPECMRVCPTQTYHKRRDGVVIHDPGNCSGCCTCVRACPYGAPQFDPRNGKVDKCDLCIGRLLKGKAPACVEACPNSALLVLDLDVFPDTDARTVHLGGAPASTLWEWIPTLPDPRLTRPSVRFPDLTGPEVYLMGSPPEKSNR